From the Burkholderia mayonis genome, one window contains:
- a CDS encoding autoinducer binding domain-containing protein, producing MARQSTSVSFDLSPSDLARTRHGIVDGKRISLGVQGDAQRGYVLERRCRSPSEPVSTQRIGLLDPAAVAAFVEHDPYAAQLGLDYRAVLDVHAASDAADRQDARPVQSARHAHDAHDAHGAADASRPSGPVSAAPVAQPEFAAECEHDGALLALMRRVCASCGATQCFYHWFVVDEETGEFATHDLLIGGAPAWAQRYVHQHWYLNDPAVAHARDNTQPLRGSSLAALPAGHWLNHYAQTQGLGSNVFFPAHRRDVATFGLLHVGTPLSAPQGEDALWRNRRVLRGLANELLEWRVVRRRRELAQELSLAAQDVLALRLVARGGGARHVAEELRLDERAVYQLFTAINRKMDSKHIKSSATKAKRLGLLAEGYISK from the coding sequence ATGGCTCGACAATCCACCTCTGTTTCTTTCGATCTTTCTCCATCCGACCTCGCGCGGACCCGGCACGGCATCGTCGACGGCAAGCGCATTTCGCTCGGCGTGCAAGGCGACGCGCAGCGCGGCTACGTGCTCGAGCGGCGCTGCAGGAGCCCCAGCGAGCCGGTGTCGACGCAGCGCATTGGCCTGCTCGATCCGGCGGCCGTCGCGGCGTTCGTCGAGCACGACCCGTATGCGGCGCAACTCGGGCTCGACTATCGGGCGGTGCTCGACGTGCACGCCGCGTCGGACGCGGCGGACCGGCAAGATGCGCGACCTGTGCAGAGTGCGCGGCATGCGCACGATGCGCACGATGCGCACGGCGCGGCCGATGCATCCCGCCCATCCGGGCCCGTTTCCGCCGCGCCGGTTGCACAGCCGGAGTTCGCGGCCGAATGCGAGCACGACGGCGCGCTGCTCGCGCTGATGCGCCGCGTTTGCGCGTCGTGCGGTGCGACGCAGTGTTTCTATCACTGGTTCGTCGTCGACGAAGAAACGGGCGAGTTCGCGACTCACGATCTGCTGATCGGCGGCGCGCCCGCATGGGCGCAGCGCTACGTTCACCAGCACTGGTATCTGAACGACCCGGCGGTCGCGCATGCGCGCGACAACACGCAGCCGCTGCGCGGCTCGTCGCTCGCCGCATTGCCGGCCGGTCACTGGCTGAACCACTACGCACAGACGCAAGGGCTCGGCAGCAACGTGTTTTTTCCCGCGCATCGGCGCGATGTCGCGACGTTCGGACTGCTGCACGTCGGCACGCCGCTGTCTGCGCCGCAGGGCGAGGACGCGCTATGGCGCAATCGGCGCGTGCTGCGCGGGCTCGCGAACGAGCTGCTCGAATGGCGCGTCGTGCGGCGGCGGCGCGAGCTCGCGCAGGAGCTGTCGCTCGCCGCGCAGGACGTGCTCGCGCTGCGGCTCGTCGCGCGCGGCGGCGGCGCGCGTCACGTGGCCGAGGAGCTGCGGCTCGACGAGCGCGCGGTCTATCAGCTGTTCACCGCGATCAATCGCAAGATGGACAGCAAGCACATCAAGAGCAGCGCGACGAAGGCGAAACGGTTGGGACTGCTTGCCGAGGGCTATATCTCGAAATGA
- the lpdA gene encoding dihydrolipoyl dehydrogenase, whose translation MSDHKTTTLLVIGGGPGGYVAAIRAGQLGVRTMLVERDRLGGACLNIGCIPSKALIHAADEFDKVRGFAGDSPLGIRTEAPAIDIARTVAWKDGIVGKLTGGVGALLKKNGVEAVHGDARIVDGKTVDVDTGDGARVRIRCEHLLLAAGSEPVELPAMPFGGNVISSTEALSPRTLPKRLVVVGAGYIGLELGIAYRKLGVDVTVVEARERILPIYDAELTKPVAASLKRLGVRVHLGHKVLGLSARGDAVRVQDDAHKETELAADQVLVTVGRRPRTQGWGLETLLLDRAGAALKIDDMCRTSMRNVWAIGDLTGEPMLAHRAMAQGEVVAELVAGKRRRFTPAAIPAICFTDPEVVSVGLAPDEAEREPGDCLSASFPFAANGRALTLEGAEGFVRVVARRDDHLIVGWQAVGVGVSELAAAFSQSIEMGARLEDVGGTIHAHPTLGEAVMEAALRALGHALHI comes from the coding sequence ATGAGCGACCACAAGACAACGACCCTGCTCGTGATCGGCGGCGGGCCGGGCGGCTACGTCGCCGCGATTCGCGCGGGGCAGCTCGGCGTGCGCACGATGCTCGTCGAGCGCGACAGGCTGGGCGGCGCCTGCCTGAACATCGGTTGCATCCCGTCGAAGGCGCTGATCCACGCGGCGGACGAATTCGACAAAGTGCGCGGCTTCGCCGGCGATTCGCCGCTCGGCATCCGCACGGAGGCGCCCGCGATCGACATCGCGCGCACCGTCGCGTGGAAGGACGGCATCGTCGGGAAGCTGACGGGCGGCGTCGGCGCGCTGCTGAAGAAGAACGGCGTCGAAGCCGTGCACGGCGATGCGCGGATCGTCGACGGCAAAACCGTCGACGTCGACACGGGCGACGGCGCGCGCGTGCGGATCCGGTGCGAGCATCTGCTGCTCGCGGCGGGCTCCGAGCCCGTCGAGCTGCCGGCGATGCCGTTCGGCGGCAACGTGATCTCGTCGACCGAGGCATTGTCGCCGCGCACGCTGCCGAAGCGGCTCGTCGTCGTCGGGGCGGGCTACATCGGCCTCGAGCTCGGCATTGCGTACCGGAAGCTCGGCGTCGACGTGACCGTCGTCGAGGCGCGCGAGCGCATCCTGCCGATCTACGACGCCGAGCTGACGAAGCCCGTCGCGGCGTCGCTCAAGCGCCTCGGCGTGCGCGTGCATCTCGGCCACAAGGTGCTCGGGTTGAGCGCGCGCGGCGACGCGGTGCGCGTGCAGGACGATGCGCACAAGGAAACCGAGCTCGCCGCCGACCAGGTGCTCGTGACGGTCGGCCGCCGTCCGCGCACGCAAGGCTGGGGGCTCGAGACGCTGCTGCTCGACCGCGCGGGCGCCGCGCTGAAGATCGACGACATGTGCCGCACGTCGATGCGCAACGTGTGGGCGATCGGCGACCTGACGGGCGAGCCGATGCTCGCGCATCGCGCGATGGCGCAAGGCGAGGTGGTCGCGGAGCTGGTCGCCGGCAAGCGGCGCCGTTTCACGCCGGCCGCGATCCCGGCGATCTGCTTCACCGATCCCGAGGTCGTGTCGGTCGGGCTCGCGCCCGATGAGGCCGAACGCGAGCCCGGCGATTGCCTGAGCGCATCGTTTCCGTTCGCCGCGAACGGCCGCGCGCTGACGCTCGAGGGCGCGGAAGGATTCGTGCGCGTCGTCGCGCGCCGCGACGATCACCTGATCGTCGGCTGGCAGGCGGTCGGCGTCGGCGTGTCCGAGCTCGCCGCCGCGTTTTCGCAATCGATCGAAATGGGCGCACGCCTCGAGGACGTCGGTGGTACGATTCACGCGCACCCGACGCTCGGAGAAGCGGTGATGGAAGCCGCGCTGCGCGCGCTCGGCCACGCGTTGCACATCTGA
- a CDS encoding dihydrolipoamide acetyltransferase family protein — MGIHVIKMPDIGEGIAEVELGLWHVKIGDRVKEDQAIADVMTDKASVEIPSPVTGVVVALGGKEGDVLAVGSELVRLEIEGDGNHGGDRCGNAANGDARDAASAQPERVAEAAHAHANAGAQSARAASREASDANDDRAERMERDERTERDERTERDERTERDERTERDDRAASRAATPATSAAADTRHAAREQASPPPARRPGERPLASPAVRKRAWDLGIELRYVHGTGEAGRILHEDLDAYLQGRGIVAPGARGGHAAYVERHDEEAVPVIGLRRKIAQRMQDAKRRIPHFSYVEEIDVTELEALRAELNRKYGEARGRLTVLPFLARAMVIALRDFPQINARYDDEAGVVTRHGAVHLGIATQSKAGLMVPVVRHAEARDPWAIAAEIARLADAVRAGRAERDELSGSTITITSLGALGGIASTPVINSPEVGIVGVNRIVERPMFRDGAVAARKLMNLSSSFDHRVIDGMDAAEFIQAVRALLEQPALLFVE, encoded by the coding sequence ATGGGCATCCACGTCATCAAGATGCCGGATATCGGCGAAGGCATCGCGGAAGTCGAGCTCGGGCTGTGGCACGTGAAGATCGGCGATCGCGTGAAGGAAGACCAGGCGATCGCCGACGTGATGACCGACAAGGCGTCGGTCGAGATTCCGTCGCCCGTCACGGGCGTCGTCGTCGCGCTCGGCGGCAAGGAAGGCGATGTCCTCGCGGTCGGCAGCGAGCTCGTGCGGCTCGAGATCGAAGGCGACGGCAATCACGGGGGCGATCGCTGCGGCAATGCTGCGAACGGTGACGCGCGCGACGCGGCGAGCGCACAGCCGGAGCGCGTCGCCGAGGCGGCGCACGCGCATGCGAACGCCGGCGCGCAATCGGCGCGCGCCGCCTCGCGCGAGGCATCGGATGCGAACGACGATCGCGCCGAACGTATGGAACGTGACGAACGTACGGAACGCGACGAACGTACGGAACGCGACGAACGTACGGAACGCGACGAACGTACGGAACGCGACGATCGCGCCGCTTCGCGCGCCGCGACGCCGGCGACGTCCGCCGCCGCCGATACACGGCACGCCGCCCGCGAGCAAGCCTCGCCGCCGCCCGCGCGCCGGCCGGGCGAGCGCCCGCTCGCGTCGCCCGCGGTGCGCAAGCGCGCGTGGGATCTCGGCATCGAGCTGCGCTACGTGCACGGCACGGGCGAAGCGGGCCGCATCCTGCACGAGGATCTCGATGCATACCTGCAAGGCCGCGGCATCGTCGCGCCGGGCGCGCGCGGCGGCCACGCGGCGTACGTCGAGCGGCACGACGAGGAAGCGGTGCCCGTGATCGGGCTGCGCCGCAAGATCGCGCAGCGGATGCAGGATGCGAAGCGCCGCATTCCGCATTTCAGCTACGTCGAGGAGATCGACGTCACCGAGCTCGAAGCGTTGCGCGCCGAGCTGAACCGCAAGTACGGCGAAGCGCGCGGCCGCCTGACGGTGCTGCCGTTCCTCGCGCGCGCGATGGTGATCGCGCTGCGCGACTTCCCGCAGATCAACGCGCGCTACGACGACGAAGCCGGCGTCGTCACGCGTCACGGCGCGGTGCATCTCGGCATCGCGACGCAGAGCAAGGCGGGCTTGATGGTGCCCGTCGTGCGCCACGCGGAGGCGCGCGATCCGTGGGCGATCGCGGCCGAGATCGCGCGGCTTGCGGACGCGGTGCGCGCGGGCCGCGCGGAGCGCGACGAGCTGTCGGGCTCGACGATCACGATCACGAGCCTGGGCGCGCTGGGCGGAATCGCATCGACGCCCGTCATCAATTCGCCCGAAGTCGGCATCGTCGGCGTAAACCGGATCGTCGAGCGGCCGATGTTTCGCGACGGCGCGGTCGCAGCGCGCAAGCTGATGAACCTGTCGTCGTCGTTCGACCATCGCGTGATCGACGGCATGGACGCGGCCGAGTTCATTCAGGCCGTGCGCGCGCTGCTCGAGCAACCCGCCCTTCTTTTCGTGGAATGA
- a CDS encoding alpha-ketoacid dehydrogenase subunit beta → MTTASKDGPAASPMTMIQALRSAMDVMLERDGNVVVFGQDVGYFGGVFRCTEGLQTKYGKSRVFDAPINEGGIVGAAVGMGAYGLRPVCEIQFADYFYPASDQIVSEAARLRYRSAAEFIAPLTIRMPCGGGIYGGQTHSQSPEAMFTQVCGLRTVMPSNPYDAKGLLIAAIENDDPVIFLEPKRLYNGPFDGHHERPVTPWSKHPASLVPDGYYTVPLESAAIVRPGGDVTVLTYGTTVHVSIAAADETGIDAEVIDLRSLWPLDLDAIVESVRKTGRCVVVHEATRTCGFGAELISLVQEHCFHWLEAPVERVTGWDTPYPHAQEWAYFPGPNRVGDALRRVMEN, encoded by the coding sequence ATGACGACAGCAAGCAAAGACGGTCCGGCGGCTTCGCCGATGACCATGATCCAGGCTTTGCGCTCGGCAATGGACGTGATGCTCGAGCGCGACGGCAACGTGGTGGTGTTCGGACAGGACGTCGGCTATTTCGGCGGCGTGTTCCGCTGCACCGAGGGCCTGCAGACGAAGTACGGGAAGTCGCGCGTGTTCGACGCGCCGATCAACGAAGGCGGGATCGTCGGCGCGGCGGTCGGGATGGGCGCGTACGGGCTGCGGCCCGTCTGCGAGATCCAGTTCGCCGACTACTTCTATCCGGCGTCCGACCAGATCGTGTCGGAGGCGGCGCGGCTGCGCTACCGGTCGGCGGCCGAGTTCATCGCGCCGTTGACGATCCGCATGCCGTGCGGCGGCGGCATCTACGGCGGCCAGACGCACAGCCAGAGCCCCGAGGCGATGTTCACGCAGGTGTGCGGGCTGCGCACCGTGATGCCGTCGAATCCGTACGACGCGAAGGGCCTCTTGATCGCGGCGATCGAGAACGACGATCCGGTGATCTTCCTCGAGCCGAAGCGGCTCTACAACGGCCCGTTCGACGGCCATCACGAACGGCCGGTGACGCCGTGGAGCAAGCATCCGGCGAGCCTCGTGCCCGACGGCTATTACACGGTGCCGCTCGAATCGGCGGCGATCGTGCGTCCGGGCGGCGACGTGACGGTGCTGACCTACGGGACGACCGTGCACGTGTCGATCGCCGCCGCCGACGAGACCGGCATCGACGCCGAAGTGATCGACCTGCGCAGCCTGTGGCCGCTCGATCTCGACGCGATCGTCGAATCGGTGCGCAAGACGGGGCGCTGCGTCGTCGTGCACGAAGCGACGCGCACCTGCGGCTTCGGCGCGGAGCTGATCTCGCTCGTGCAGGAGCACTGCTTCCATTGGCTCGAAGCGCCCGTCGAGCGCGTGACGGGCTGGGACACGCCCTATCCGCATGCGCAGGAATGGGCGTATTTCCCGGGCCCGAACCGGGTCGGCGACGCGCTGCGGCGCGTGATGGAGAATTGA
- a CDS encoding 3-methyl-2-oxobutanoate dehydrogenase (2-methylpropanoyl-transferring) subunit alpha has protein sequence MSQYGPLRLHVPEPTGRPGCKTDFSYLHLSPPGKVRKPPIDVAPADTSDLAYGLVRVLDDDGRAVGPWAPGLDPDILRNGIRAMLKTRVFDARMQIAQRQKKISFYMQCLGEEAIAVAHTLALERGDMCFPTYRQQGILMVRDYPLVDMMCQLMSNERDPLKGRQLPVMYSTREAGFFSISGNLATQFIQAVGWAMASAIKGDTRIASAWIGDGATAEADFHTALTFAHVYRAPVILNVVNNQWAISTFQAIAGGEGATFAGRGVGCGIASLRVDGNDFLAVYAASRWAAERARRNLGPTLIEWVTYRAGPHSTSDDPSKYRPGDDWTYFPLGDPLDRLKRHMIGIGVWSEQEHEDTKAAFEAEVLAAQKEAERYGTLADERVPNVASIFEDVYKEMPEHLRRQRQQLGV, from the coding sequence ATGAGCCAGTACGGGCCATTGCGATTGCATGTGCCGGAGCCTACCGGGCGTCCGGGATGCAAGACCGATTTTTCCTATTTGCACCTATCGCCACCCGGCAAGGTGCGCAAACCCCCCATCGATGTCGCCCCCGCCGACACGAGCGACCTGGCCTATGGCCTCGTCCGCGTGCTCGACGACGACGGACGAGCCGTCGGGCCATGGGCGCCCGGTCTCGATCCCGACATCCTGCGCAACGGCATCCGCGCGATGCTGAAGACGCGCGTCTTCGACGCGCGCATGCAGATCGCGCAGCGCCAGAAGAAGATCTCGTTCTACATGCAATGCCTCGGCGAGGAAGCGATCGCGGTCGCGCACACGCTCGCGCTCGAGCGCGGCGACATGTGCTTCCCGACCTATCGTCAGCAAGGCATCCTGATGGTGCGCGACTATCCGCTCGTCGACATGATGTGCCAGCTGATGTCGAACGAGCGCGATCCGCTGAAGGGCCGCCAGCTGCCGGTGATGTATTCGACGCGCGAAGCCGGATTCTTCTCGATCTCGGGCAATCTCGCGACGCAGTTCATCCAGGCGGTCGGCTGGGCGATGGCGTCGGCGATCAAGGGCGACACGCGGATCGCGTCCGCGTGGATCGGCGACGGCGCGACGGCCGAAGCCGATTTCCACACCGCGCTCACGTTCGCGCACGTGTACCGCGCGCCCGTGATCCTCAATGTCGTCAACAACCAATGGGCGATCTCGACGTTCCAGGCGATCGCGGGCGGCGAAGGCGCGACGTTCGCGGGACGCGGCGTCGGCTGCGGAATCGCTTCGCTGCGCGTCGACGGCAACGACTTCCTCGCGGTGTACGCCGCGTCCCGCTGGGCGGCCGAGCGCGCGCGCCGCAATCTCGGGCCGACGCTGATCGAGTGGGTCACGTATCGCGCGGGCCCGCACTCGACGTCCGATGATCCCTCCAAATACCGCCCCGGCGACGACTGGACGTACTTCCCGCTCGGCGATCCGCTCGATCGCCTGAAGCGCCACATGATCGGCATCGGCGTGTGGTCCGAGCAGGAGCACGAAGACACGAAGGCGGCGTTCGAAGCGGAAGTGCTCGCCGCGCAGAAGGAAGCAGAGCGCTACGGCACGCTCGCCGACGAGCGCGTGCCGAACGTCGCGAGTATTTTCGAGGACGTCTACAAGGAGATGCCGGAGCACTTGCGCCGGCAGCGCCAACAGCTCGGGGTATGA
- a CDS encoding DUF6670 family protein, whose translation MSALARIVVAALLPKIDRAADASTRPFGAPDMLVPHVREKRYGLTHYGIFFPNLPEPHRYCNVMTLLGATGSLAFDNDYLVDGDPRDVATVLSSTAADDAHHYRAYSIGRECVVQRADTVVAFGDDLTIAGAYPRYTVKADYAHFGMDVAIDCTDIVSWFVHNVAYDHLSLLAKCSGTIRHGDRTTPIDTLCTFEYARMTTPQAWFAQPLSERWKLPLDFFTYQIVNLDDGVQLLLTEVRVLGEQAFKGIHLRALDGTAEIHERGVAFVIDAYRQELATSPDGKRMRLPHRLSWTARDDAGRPWLDLCGTIDSPWRFGHGRGYVASYRFEGSVKGRAHSGRGYIEYVDCEVSYD comes from the coding sequence ATGTCGGCGCTCGCGCGGATCGTCGTCGCCGCGCTACTGCCGAAAATCGATCGCGCGGCCGACGCGTCGACGCGTCCGTTCGGCGCACCGGACATGCTCGTGCCGCACGTGCGCGAGAAGCGCTACGGGCTCACGCATTACGGCATCTTCTTTCCGAACCTGCCGGAGCCGCACCGGTACTGCAATGTGATGACGCTGCTCGGCGCGACGGGCAGCCTCGCGTTCGACAACGACTACCTGGTCGACGGCGATCCGCGCGATGTCGCGACGGTCCTGTCGTCGACGGCGGCGGACGACGCGCATCACTATCGCGCGTATTCGATCGGCCGCGAATGTGTCGTGCAGCGCGCGGACACGGTCGTCGCGTTCGGCGACGACCTGACGATCGCGGGCGCGTACCCGCGCTACACGGTGAAAGCCGACTATGCGCACTTCGGCATGGACGTCGCGATCGACTGCACCGACATCGTCTCGTGGTTCGTCCACAACGTCGCATACGACCATCTGAGCCTGCTCGCGAAGTGCTCGGGGACAATCCGCCACGGCGATCGCACGACGCCGATCGACACGCTGTGCACGTTCGAATACGCGCGGATGACGACACCTCAAGCGTGGTTCGCGCAGCCGCTGAGCGAGCGCTGGAAGCTGCCGCTCGATTTCTTCACGTACCAGATCGTCAATCTCGACGACGGCGTCCAGTTGCTGCTGACCGAAGTCCGCGTGCTCGGCGAACAGGCGTTCAAGGGCATTCACCTGCGCGCGCTCGACGGCACGGCCGAGATTCACGAGCGCGGTGTCGCGTTCGTCATTGACGCGTATCGGCAGGAACTCGCGACGTCGCCGGACGGCAAGCGCATGCGGCTGCCGCATCGTCTGTCGTGGACCGCGCGCGACGACGCCGGCCGGCCGTGGCTCGATCTGTGCGGCACGATCGACAGTCCGTGGCGCTTCGGCCACGGGCGCGGCTACGTCGCCAGCTATCGCTTCGAAGGCAGCGTCAAAGGCCGCGCGCACAGCGGGCGCGGGTACATCGAATACGTCGACTGCGAAGTGTCGTACGACTGA
- a CDS encoding SRPBCC family protein encodes MKQQRIEIAEEFDAPVQQVFRFFSEHENLASIFSPAKIRRISDGKPARNGVGSAREMRVPGAPSFVETVTAYQENELIEYRITRGSPLRDHLGVMRFHPIDERRTYFHYVITFEGKVPLVAPIVRHVLEGSIRRGIGKALRRQSWA; translated from the coding sequence ATGAAACAGCAACGCATAGAAATCGCCGAAGAGTTCGACGCTCCGGTTCAGCAGGTTTTCCGCTTCTTCAGCGAGCACGAGAATCTCGCGTCGATCTTCTCGCCCGCCAAGATCCGCCGGATCAGCGACGGCAAGCCGGCGCGCAACGGCGTCGGCTCCGCGCGCGAGATGCGCGTGCCCGGCGCGCCGTCGTTCGTCGAGACGGTGACCGCTTATCAGGAAAACGAACTGATCGAATACCGGATCACGCGCGGCAGCCCGCTGCGCGACCATCTCGGCGTGATGCGTTTTCATCCGATCGACGAGCGCCGCACGTACTTTCATTACGTGATCACGTTCGAAGGCAAGGTGCCGCTCGTCGCGCCGATCGTCCGGCATGTGCTCGAAGGCAGCATTCGACGCGGCATCGGGAAGGCGCTGAGGCGGCAGTCCTGGGCGTGA
- a CDS encoding sterol desaturase/SRPBCC family protein codes for MTQDVNAFRAHYRANVHPRYNAWLHGGFVLAYGIAAIAFFLKDVAHVSAFQWATVPFTFLLFNWLEFTVHRHVGHFKRRFGAMFYRRHTGDHHSFFSSERMTYRDARDWRVILFPAWLIVVFSVGLFAVHAVSSRIDANVAGLFASTMLGGYLLYEFLHACEHLPDTHPLATWPWIRQMRTLHRIHHRNELMRTCNFDVILPLMDWLHGTLRWNAEPQAEFSTFMRHEIDIARRSADVLAYASSAACWPEWHPSSLRVDGPTGPLAAGSRFEEDVRAAGRVDHLRWDVLRDEAGAIWQARAVNAKGNLRILLTYECRDGAQGARFIRTLQYHSPNPLLRLANALVMRKRVECESAHSLTLLKRRLEDEDACDARR; via the coding sequence ATGACCCAGGACGTGAATGCGTTCCGCGCGCATTACCGCGCGAACGTTCACCCGCGCTACAACGCATGGCTGCACGGCGGTTTCGTGCTCGCATACGGGATCGCGGCGATCGCGTTCTTTCTGAAGGACGTCGCGCACGTGAGCGCGTTTCAATGGGCGACGGTGCCGTTCACATTCCTGCTGTTCAACTGGCTCGAATTCACGGTTCATCGACACGTCGGTCACTTCAAGCGCCGCTTCGGCGCGATGTTCTATCGGCGTCACACGGGCGATCACCACAGCTTCTTCTCGAGCGAGCGGATGACGTACCGCGACGCGCGCGACTGGCGCGTGATCCTGTTCCCGGCCTGGCTGATCGTCGTGTTCAGTGTCGGCCTGTTCGCCGTGCATGCGGTATCGAGCCGCATCGATGCAAACGTTGCGGGTCTGTTCGCGAGCACGATGCTCGGCGGTTATCTGCTCTACGAATTTCTTCACGCGTGCGAGCATCTGCCCGATACGCATCCGCTCGCGACGTGGCCATGGATTCGGCAGATGCGCACGCTGCACCGGATCCACCATCGCAACGAGCTGATGCGGACATGCAACTTCGACGTCATCCTGCCGTTGATGGATTGGCTGCACGGCACGTTGCGCTGGAACGCAGAGCCGCAGGCCGAATTCTCGACGTTCATGCGGCACGAGATCGACATTGCACGCCGCTCCGCCGACGTGCTCGCCTATGCGAGCAGCGCGGCGTGCTGGCCGGAATGGCATCCGTCGTCGCTGCGCGTCGACGGCCCGACGGGCCCGCTCGCGGCCGGCAGCCGCTTCGAAGAGGACGTGCGCGCCGCGGGGCGCGTCGACCATCTGCGCTGGGACGTCCTGCGCGACGAGGCCGGCGCGATCTGGCAGGCGCGCGCCGTCAACGCGAAAGGCAATCTTCGCATCCTGCTGACCTACGAATGCCGCGACGGCGCGCAGGGCGCGCGCTTCATTCGCACGCTGCAATATCACTCGCCGAATCCGCTGCTGCGGCTCGCGAACGCGCTCGTGATGCGCAAGCGTGTCGAATGCGAGTCCGCGCATTCGCTGACGCTCCTGAAGCGACGGCTCGAAGACGAAGACGCGTGCGACGCCCGACGTTGA
- a CDS encoding LysR family transcriptional regulator produces MIQNLRQLDLNLLLVFDALMQEQNLSRAAVRLHMSQPAVSNALTRLRQQLGEPLFTRTARGMTPTAQARALYEPVRQALYLLQIGLGPQTDFELDTHHLFRLSMNDYGQTVLLPDLLAHIKARAPNVMLSVQSDDAGSIPAQLTTGTLDLAVDYLHFDNPELCYEPLHEELLVVIGRAGHPAFAGGLALRGYEESGHVSIQPRDRRGSPLEIVLGSARVRRVVHLQVPHYLTIPALVAKSDLLGTIPRRLAESFADVYALQIAPLPIDIPPIQVSLIWHRQQDAQPGLRWLREQIAHTHRAIIAAADGVAA; encoded by the coding sequence ATGATCCAGAATCTGCGACAACTGGACTTGAACCTGCTGCTCGTCTTCGACGCGCTGATGCAGGAGCAGAACCTGTCGCGCGCCGCGGTGCGGCTGCATATGAGCCAGCCGGCCGTCAGCAATGCGCTGACGCGGCTGCGCCAGCAGCTCGGCGAGCCGCTCTTCACGCGCACCGCGCGCGGGATGACGCCGACCGCGCAGGCGCGCGCGCTGTACGAACCGGTGCGCCAAGCGCTGTACCTGCTGCAGATCGGGCTCGGCCCGCAGACCGATTTCGAGCTCGACACGCATCATCTGTTCCGGCTGTCGATGAACGACTACGGACAAACCGTGCTGCTGCCCGATCTGCTCGCGCACATCAAGGCGCGCGCGCCGAACGTGATGCTGTCGGTGCAGAGCGACGATGCAGGCTCGATTCCCGCCCAGCTGACGACGGGCACGCTCGATCTCGCGGTCGACTATCTGCATTTCGACAATCCCGAGCTCTGCTACGAGCCGCTGCACGAGGAGCTGCTCGTCGTCATCGGGCGCGCCGGTCATCCGGCGTTCGCGGGCGGGCTCGCGCTGCGCGGCTATGAAGAGAGCGGCCACGTGTCGATCCAGCCGCGCGACCGGCGCGGCTCGCCGCTCGAGATCGTGCTCGGCTCCGCGCGCGTGCGCCGCGTCGTGCATTTGCAGGTGCCGCACTATCTGACGATTCCCGCGCTCGTCGCGAAATCGGACTTGCTCGGCACGATTCCGCGTCGGCTCGCGGAAAGCTTCGCCGACGTCTATGCGCTGCAGATCGCGCCGCTGCCGATCGACATTCCGCCGATACAGGTGAGCCTCATCTGGCATCGGCAACAGGATGCACAGCCCGGCCTTCGCTGGCTGCGCGAGCAGATCGCGCACACGCATCGCGCGATCATCGCGGCGGCCGACGGCGTAGCGGCGTGA
- a CDS encoding nuclear transport factor 2 family protein: MTEMDTVKTAYRYLADGDVSALLDLFDPSITWNEAESSPYSNERSWHGSSAIKQNLLDRIPDDWQTFAIQLIRLHACGETVVVEARYTGIHRRTGRALDAQACHIWTLRDGRVVHFQQYADTVRLRDATLPIQSKISHR, translated from the coding sequence ATGACTGAAATGGATACCGTTAAAACTGCTTACCGTTACCTTGCGGACGGGGACGTCTCGGCCTTGCTTGATCTCTTCGATCCATCGATCACGTGGAACGAGGCAGAAAGTAGTCCGTACTCGAACGAGCGGTCATGGCACGGTTCGTCCGCCATAAAACAGAACCTTCTCGATCGGATACCAGATGACTGGCAAACATTTGCGATCCAGTTGATACGGCTCCATGCCTGTGGAGAAACGGTGGTGGTCGAGGCACGATATACAGGCATACATCGCCGAACCGGTCGCGCGCTTGACGCACAAGCCTGTCATATCTGGACCTTGCGTGACGGCCGGGTAGTCCACTTCCAGCAATACGCCGACACCGTTCGGTTGCGGGACGCCACGCTTCCGATACAGTCGAAGATATCTCATCGCTAA